The Marinilongibacter aquaticus genome has a window encoding:
- a CDS encoding molybdenum cofactor biosynthesis protein MoaE encodes MENKQIDVLLSEKPLDLAACQAFVDSQATGGIVHFVGTVRNQTKGKAVLRLDFEAYEAMALKEMHKIAERALQAFEIQKIAIHHRVGSLPVGELPVIIAVSSAHRKAAFSACQFAIDTLKETVPIWKKEIYEDGEIWVSATP; translated from the coding sequence ATGGAAAACAAGCAGATTGATGTACTTCTTTCCGAAAAGCCACTAGATTTGGCGGCATGTCAGGCCTTTGTAGATTCGCAGGCTACGGGAGGGATTGTGCATTTCGTGGGTACCGTGCGGAATCAAACGAAAGGGAAGGCGGTTTTACGACTTGATTTTGAAGCCTACGAAGCCATGGCCCTCAAAGAAATGCATAAGATTGCCGAAAGGGCTTTACAGGCTTTTGAGATTCAGAAAATAGCGATTCACCATCGCGTGGGGAGTTTGCCTGTAGGCGAATTGCCCGTAATCATTGCCGTGTCGAGTGCCCACAGAAAGGCGGCCTTTTCGGCTTGTCAATTTGCCATTGATACCTTGAAAGAAACAGTGCCAATTTGGAAAAAGGAAATTTATGAAGATGGCGAAATATGGGTCAGTGCCACACCTTAG
- the moaD gene encoding molybdopterin converting factor subunit 1 produces MIVKLLCFGITKEILGGFEKDVDLEEGQTVEDLRQRLLREYPKFGELKALQVAVNEEYAEPNYVLQAKDEVVLIPPVSGG; encoded by the coding sequence ATGATAGTAAAACTCTTGTGTTTTGGAATAACCAAAGAAATTTTGGGTGGATTCGAAAAGGATGTGGACTTGGAAGAAGGACAAACCGTAGAGGATCTAAGGCAAAGGCTTTTGCGAGAATACCCTAAATTTGGTGAATTGAAGGCCTTGCAAGTGGCGGTAAACGAAGAATATGCCGAGCCCAATTATGTCTTGCAAGCCAAAGACGAGGTCGTGCTTATTCCACCGGTTAGTGGAGGTTGA
- a CDS encoding vWA domain-containing protein, with translation MIVRQTAISNQMVDFARFLRTKRFNVSPERLAWLMQSLPSGVNDPQLFKLIVRSIFVQDKSQQDRFDGLFEEYFKELKQGQDAKIKQSPRQERQVKNATAHYAALKNWLHGNKESDDLASFGGAEQYYFRDFKTFDEGDVQRFQKEIKNWLKRVKPAESRRKKLAKRAMQPDLSLTFRKNLRKGAEIKRLYFQEPKRQRIRLVILCDISRSMELYTRFFMQFLFAFKQVFPRIETFFFSSGLYRVTHDLENENYEEVLAKFSEQSSAWSGSTAIGQVLQQFLTGHQFKHLDKKTIFLVLSDGLGMGDAELVSSSMEAIKKRVKKVVWLNPLAGSPNYEMRTDSMLAARPYIDQFASGDNFESLKSVILGLYKRSYRFVPSGRIIQGQNLS, from the coding sequence ATGATTGTTCGTCAAACCGCCATATCCAACCAGATGGTAGATTTTGCTCGTTTTCTGCGAACAAAACGATTCAATGTGTCTCCAGAACGCCTCGCATGGCTTATGCAAAGTTTGCCCTCAGGTGTGAATGATCCGCAATTGTTCAAATTGATTGTGCGTTCGATCTTTGTACAGGATAAAAGCCAGCAGGATCGTTTTGACGGCCTCTTCGAAGAATATTTTAAAGAGCTGAAACAGGGACAGGATGCAAAAATAAAGCAGAGCCCGCGGCAAGAAAGGCAGGTTAAAAATGCGACGGCACATTACGCGGCCCTTAAAAATTGGTTGCACGGGAACAAAGAATCGGATGATTTGGCCTCTTTTGGCGGAGCAGAGCAGTATTATTTTCGCGATTTTAAAACCTTTGATGAAGGCGATGTTCAGCGTTTTCAAAAAGAGATAAAAAACTGGTTAAAACGTGTGAAACCGGCAGAAAGCCGCAGGAAAAAATTGGCCAAAAGAGCAATGCAGCCCGATTTAAGCCTTACTTTTCGGAAAAACCTGAGAAAGGGGGCAGAAATAAAGAGGCTTTATTTCCAAGAGCCTAAAAGGCAGCGAATCAGGCTTGTTATTTTGTGCGATATTAGCCGCTCAATGGAATTGTATACGCGTTTTTTTATGCAGTTTCTTTTTGCTTTCAAACAAGTGTTTCCGCGAATAGAAACCTTCTTTTTCAGTTCTGGATTGTATCGGGTCACGCATGATTTGGAGAATGAAAACTACGAAGAGGTGTTGGCCAAATTCAGTGAGCAGTCGTCCGCTTGGTCTGGCAGTACGGCCATAGGGCAAGTGTTGCAGCAGTTTCTCACGGGGCATCAATTTAAACATCTCGATAAAAAAACTATATTTTTGGTCTTGAGCGATGGGCTAGGAATGGGTGATGCAGAATTGGTTTCTTCGAGCATGGAAGCGATCAAAAAGCGGGTGAAAAAAGTGGTTTGGCTTAATCCATTGGCCGGAAGCCCAAATTATGAAATGCGAACAGATTCTATGCTGGCTGCTAGGCCGTATATCGATCAGTTTGCTTCTGGCGATAATTTTGAAAGCCTGAAATCCGTGATTTTGGGATTGTACAAACGATCGTATAGGTTTGTGCCCAGTGGTAGAATTATTCAAGGGCAAAATTTGTCTTAA
- a CDS encoding AAA family ATPase, producing MENKKEIDVLIQKLQEAGYICDRSTAVSIYLAQVLQKPLLIEGPAGVGKTEVAKVLSKLENTPLIRLQCYEGLDQSQALYEWNYQHQLLYLKQMETRGEQVGDTELFNVRFLLERPLLKALNQSSSPILLIDEIDRADEEFESFLLEVLSDWQISIPEIGTVKAKSIPRVIVTGNRTRELSEALRRRCLYLWIDFPSFEKELKIVKEKVPKVDVMLAEKITAFMQELRTKNLNKVPGVAESVDWARALANMHFDHLNKEIVEQTLGVILKDWSDMRETQMSLSELLERVGVISKMDGPA from the coding sequence ATGGAAAACAAAAAGGAAATAGACGTTCTTATTCAAAAGCTTCAGGAAGCGGGCTATATCTGCGATCGATCGACCGCAGTTTCGATTTATTTAGCACAAGTTCTACAAAAGCCACTTTTGATCGAAGGGCCGGCGGGAGTTGGTAAAACCGAAGTGGCCAAGGTTTTATCCAAACTCGAGAACACTCCACTCATTCGCTTGCAATGTTATGAGGGGCTGGATCAATCACAAGCTCTGTATGAATGGAATTACCAACATCAATTGCTGTATTTGAAGCAAATGGAAACACGCGGTGAACAAGTGGGCGATACCGAATTGTTCAATGTTCGCTTTTTGCTGGAACGCCCTTTGCTGAAAGCCTTGAACCAGTCCAGCAGCCCCATTTTGTTGATCGACGAGATTGACAGGGCCGACGAAGAGTTTGAGAGCTTTTTGCTCGAAGTTTTGTCCGATTGGCAAATAAGCATTCCCGAAATTGGCACAGTGAAAGCAAAAAGTATCCCACGTGTGATCGTGACCGGCAATCGTACACGTGAGCTGTCGGAGGCTTTGAGAAGAAGGTGCCTTTACTTATGGATCGACTTCCCGAGTTTTGAAAAGGAACTGAAAATTGTGAAAGAAAAAGTACCCAAAGTAGACGTGATGCTTGCCGAGAAAATAACGGCATTTATGCAAGAGCTGAGAACCAAAAACTTAAATAAAGTACCGGGCGTGGCCGAATCCGTAGATTGGGCTAGAGCATTGGCCAACATGCATTTCGATCACCTGAACAAAGAAATTGTCGAACAGACTTTGGGGGTAATCCTAAAAGATTGGAGCGATATGCGGGAAACGCAGATGTCTTTGAGCGAACTTTTGGAAAGAGTGGGCGTGATTTCGAAAATGGATGGGCCAGCATGA